Sequence from the Phragmites australis chromosome 6, lpPhrAust1.1, whole genome shotgun sequence genome:
cacaaaagatcatatcccgcggttgcatctacaatctgatctatgcggggcaagagaaaaggatcttttgggcaagccttatttaggtcggtgtagtccacgcacatgcggagcttgccgttgaccttcgggacgataactagattcgccagccactcggggtggaggacttctcggataaatccggcgtcaaggagcttgctgacatgctcccggatgaactcctggcgctcaggcgcatgccgccggaccttctgcttcaccgggcgtgcgtccggtcgcacagccaagtggtgctcaatcacctccctagggatcccgggcatgtcggacggttgccacgcaaacacgtcggcgttagcccggaggaaggtgacgagcgcgctttcctatttgccatccaggtcaccgccgatgcggacgacctgggaggcgccttcacccaccacgacctccttcgtaggaacagaggcgtcggcggtgagtcggggtttggatgaagagggtcccgggccccctgtgcagccttcgacctcggcctgggctgagaccaaagccatgtacgactgctcggcgcaggaaacggcaccgccggagtcgatggtcacggagatggggcctgctgggcccggcatcttgaccgtgagatacgcgtagtgcgcagccaccatgaatttggcgagcaccggacgcccgaggatggcgttgtaggggagggggagctccgcgacgtcgaagaggacgatttccatgcggaagttgtcccgactcctaaaggttacgggtagctcgatctgcccgaggggcagggagtgcccgggtgtcactccgcagaatggaagcgacgactttaggcgcctggaggacacctgcagcttttcgaaggcctccttggagaggaggttaaggcatgcgcccccatcgatcagcactctgccgaccttgacattgcagatggtgggggacactaccaaaggtagtcgccccacgcctacagtactggaggggtggtcgactatactgaacgtgatcggagcgtccgaccacctcaagggcctggcggcctcttcgctcagggttgccgagcatacctcgcgtcgtatggtcttgatgccacgccgcgaggaaggcgtgtaagcgcctccgtcggtgaaggcgacggtatgctcgggttcctggaagccgagctcggcgttgccgggggcggcctcagtgtcgcctcccccgcgggactcgtcgcgctcccgctGGCACTGCTTGATGAGGCCTTTGACtgtacgacactctgtgagatCGTGTCATCTGGTatggtggatggggcaccatttgcctggctcgggccccgcgagAGCGGGGGGccttgctggagcaggagcccgggcgagtgccggggctcttgcgggtgCTGGCGCCCTTGCAGgcgccggggccctcgcgggagctggagccctaggaggggccctggccagggccctcgcgggcgcgggccgtctgtcggcggccgcccggcgttcttgccggcggtcaggctcttgggtcggcctatgggcggggccctgggccggttcgacaggagcggcctcgcgctttcttctctttttcttttcccgcctgtcggagcgggaagaactcggttggtcggcggcggggcgcggagcgtgccacgcccgggcctccgtcgccttggcgcacttgtcggccagtgcgaagagttccgtaGTGATTTCGATTTCGtgtgtacctagcttttcgagcatccgctcatcgcggatgccctgccggaaggcgacgatgacaacgtgaggggctatccgcgggatggtattgcggacctggctgaagcgctgaatgaAGCGccacagcgtctccccctcctgttgcttgacggtgtggaggtcgcactccaagccggggcgcgtgaacgtgccctgaaaattagccacaaactggtggcagaggtcatcccaggagctaatagatcccgggggtaagttcatgagccaagaacgggcagagcccctcaaggcaacatggaaataatttgccatcaccttttcactaccaccagccgcctggacggccgtagtgtatatttggaggaactcgacggggtcgatggacccgtcgtacttcttcggcagctcagggcggaacttggagggccatttgacccgtcggagctcactagagaaagcacggcagccggtgccgtaccccgtggcgtGAGTGGCGTTCCtcggcggtgaacgccggtgagccggggaatcctggcgatcgtgggccggaaaagaggaagcctgatcctcagcctcggcctcctgccgggtctcccgctggcgctcgagagtgacgcgcgcatcttcgtggcccctccgctcgttgagacgcaagcggaggtcctgggcttcggacgcgtccaagggggtggcgctccgcctggaggccccccggcccgtgcgaacgttgcccgttgatgggccggttctggcggcgccacgctgagtggtggcgcgagaactttCGACCAGCACCTGGCAGCGAGCAGTGCaaaccagggcagcgacttcttggatccagcggccctccggggtttccgggGTCGCCCGAACAGGCGGATACCtaaggagagcgtgcgccgcaagcagcgcgctcccggggctggcctcgctgaaagcgagcctacgccggagaggcacccggcgctgccCAAAGGCGAacctgggggtcggatggtgcaccggtggcggtggcggcggccctgctgggcccagcgccttggtccccttgggaagggaacgccgcgcgtgcagatcgcggctgctgctgggacgcagcagcggctagggcctcctgttcgaggggctgcatttcctcgcTAGAACTGGAGCCGAAACGCTGGAGatggtgtccaccggccattttttctgtggaaggaaacaaaacaaacagattcagggatgttcccccctacctggcgcgccagctgtcggaggattaactcctgtcgcagggatcccgagagacccctttttagagattcggccggggggatgatcctgaataagttcgtcgaagaaatgaatgagagtaaatacAACGgctggtgggggtgatgatctagtgcagaaagaagtaaatacaccggaatttaaacaggttcgggccgcacgggggcataataccctactcctgtatggatgtaataactgtcctgaggaagtccctcaaggatgttgctggttacaagaatatttgtctaactaggagcttgaggctccttgttcttcggcaggaacTGTCCCTTGtgttggtctatggttcggttctcgATGCTTGGGTGCTTGTCCCTTCGATCCTTGGattgtttttcttctcttctgtgccgccggctcttttaagcactcgccggctgcgacataccccgaacgggatgGAGGGGGGCACAAGATCCAAGACGTCGcaactgggaaaggcgtcatcatttcttctaggtgaagtgaccggggggtggaaaatgcgtcgcatgcccggtcacctatcaccataaacgccctggcaacggacgccgtggagagagcccaccgggcagccacagagcaacccggcgtgcccgccctgtcttgttcctctgccacagcagggcggcagacggaacgccttgatccttgcgatgttatcccgagacacgccggatgatacgggacgggacccgtgcagtTAATAGcctcacgcctctctgccaaaatatggcaggaactgacaccgcggtgggagcagttggggatgtcaggccacgcatgctcattaaatgcggcctcagacctctgactgattgacacctcatcggcgggtccctcgggggtctttctgggtcgtcggggcaccgagtgctcgggggtactgttcacctcccggaGCACTCTCTCCCCGAGAAtacctatccttgtcctcggggtaccgggtgctcgggggtaccgttcacctccccgagcactcttgcacgaaccttcggggaaccgagtgctcgggggctgccacgtgcaaccccgagcactcttgctcgatccttcggggaactgagtgctcggaggctgccacgtgcagccccgagcactctctcccgagaactcttacacggatcctcggggaaccgagcgctcgggagctgccacaagcagtcccgagcactctctcccggaacttggctcttctgatcgtcgggggactagggcgctcgggggtgaccgggcacctccccgagcactttcttcccggtacttagactccgtggatcatcggggaactagggtgctcggggaccagtgactgtggccccgagcaccttctcccaggacttgaacttttctcaccccacaggagggacctcgcgggatggcgccgtGTGGCAGATAGCTGGTCTGACCTCAGAACTcaaggacccccggttcttgatacaccgacagatacCATCCTTATAATTATAACTATCCATGACTATTTTTTGTCAATAGCATGACCActtgagaaaatgtgaaagaaTATAGTGGGAATGACCGGAAGAATTCCTCTTTGGCTGATAGGTATTGTAACTGGTATTACTGTAATTGATTTAATAGGTGTTTTCTTTTACATTTCGTATTTTAGATTAGGTTCATCTCTATTGTAATCGGAGCCAGATTGTAAACATAAAAAGTAGAAGCTTAGCGGATTCTTACCCCCTTTATATGATTAGAGCGGAGGGGTCAGATCTCCTTTTATCTTTCCAATTTTATGTGGGTTTGATAAGAACCTTTTTGCTTTGttgataaataataataaaaagattttttttataacctGCTTGTTTTATTCTAAAGGGTACTGGGATCACAGCACTACCACACGTTTCTATGCATTTTCTGCACATGATCCATCCGCCACGAGAAGAACCAGGCCACTGCTACAACCGCCATGGCCATAGCAAGCACGGCCTAAAGGGAGAACACCAACAGCGGCCACACGCACAGGGAAACATTGTTTAAGATCATCTCACTACCACGGATCAAAGAGAATTTTATGTTCAGAGGTCGACGGGGTGACTCCTGTCCTacgaaataaataaacaaactaGTCCATCCCACCGGTTTACACCCACATGTACATGGAAACGGGTAACATCACATGTACAGAACAAGGAGATACAACGGAAATGGCGCGATCTTaacactgctgctgctgctactactCTAATGCCCGCCCTTCTCTCGCAGAGTTGATAGGGCAACGAGGGCATTAGCTGCCCCCGCGGCATGGCTGCTAGCATCAAGAACTGGCCCAGATAATTTATTCTGGGAGCCGCGGTTTTTTGGCTCCACAGTTACTGCAGTCACCACCGAAGCATTAGCGTTAGTGAAAGCAATAAAATCGAGTAAATGCTAGGCACTATTATATCCCATTGAGTTTTCAGGCACCGTACTCGGTGTTGGAGCACTATACACCTTGGTGGTCGCATCCTGGGCTTGAGGGCGATCGCCTTTTGGCAAGGTATCAGCTCTCGGAGATTCAAGGCACTTTGGCGTTTTACTTGATGCTGGACCATCATGGCCTTTGAGTGTGATACTCAGTGCCAGAGAGTCACGGCCGTCAGTACTCATAGATGGTGAATTTCCACCTACAAAGAAATGAACTTGATGATCCACATTTGGTAGGAAACAATCAGTCTTGGACACATGATGTATGGACTGAGTAAAACTTGACAGTACAGAGAGGATTACCTGGAGCATGAACTAGAGGTATGGCAACCGATGTTGAACTAGCCTGGCCATTTACTGAATGAAGTGCTGGGCTTTGTGATGTAATACCTAGTGAAAGAAATTCCTGGCCTTCAGGTGTCACTCTTGGTGCAGAATTGAGGCGTTTCACGCATGTACTCTTAGAATTTCCAAGTGCCAAGCTTGGTACAACAGATTTACAGTCCTTAGAAATGAAAACTGGAGTAAAAATTCCATGGGTTTTTGAGGCATTAGTTGGTGCTACAGAAGCATAACCAGGAGGTCCTTTGATTGGTGTAACAGAATTGCAAACTTCCACACCAGGAGATGCAGATCCTCCAGAAATCGTCCTCAAAAGGCCATCACGAACTATAGGTGCCACTCTTGCTACAAAAGAATCTTGGTTTTTGGCACATCCAGCAGCAGAGTTTCCAGGTGACATGATTTGTCTAAAAGAATTTCTAACTTCGGGTTCCACAATTGGAGAACCCTGGCATATGGCACCGGCAGAACTAGATGTTTCTGGCACACCACTCGGTGCCAGACCAACATGACCTTTGGGCACCATATCTGTTGCAAGGGTATCACATCCTTTGGTGATAAGAACTGCGGAGTGTTCAGCCGCGGCATTTGGTGCATGTGAATCACAATGGTTAACACTAAGAGTTAATGAACAATTATTGCCTGTCTCGTCCAAGGATAACAGTTCTGGTGTTGCACTTGCAGGGTCACCAGACACAGCTTCGACAGAAGGCTTGTACCATAATGATGGCTGCAATAGAAGCCAATAACAAAGTGATGCTAAAAACGTAAACATGCCAGCTAAGAAAAAGGTAGCACACATTACTGAGTCGAAAAGCTTAACCAGATGCCTGAGAAGAGCAAAGAAAATATTATAATGATTTCTCTGTGCACATGACCACTGGTGCTCAAGAGTCGTGAAGCTGCTTGATAATGTCCTATCAATTTTCCTTACCATGAACcataaaaaattcaactatcAAAATGTTAAAGCTGATACTAAGCACAGAATAGCCTTATTTTGATTTTAGGTCATCCTATCCAAAATGATATACATGCCTAATTTGTCATTAAAAGGTGCATATTCCACATTATTCCAGAAACAcaaatcaattttcacagaaAGGAGTTGAACATCTATCGCTTTGCTTCAGAAAAAATAACTAGTGCCGGTCTTCAAAAACTGAAAAGGACCTTCTGCTATCCAGCCAGATTCATGTCTTAGATGTCGCATCATCACAGACTGGATTTTCTGTTATATATGCGATGCACATTGAGTATAAGAACCTCCAAAAGGTTACATTCGGTGAATTAGCAAGCATAATGTGTCGTTAAGTCTTTCCTATACAAGCTTGCACGTATGAAGGGAAGAACCAGGATGACCCTTGAAAGGTTCCTTAGTATTGACATGTAACAAGGGAATGTGTGCTACTAGGAACTTACACAGTAATGAAGTTTCTTCAAGGCTTCCAAAAGTATTTTTTCTCCAACTATTAttatcatcttcttcaccatTTCTGCGCGAGTTATTTTGCTTTCCTGTCAAGAGAAAACTTGAAATGTTTCAGTGCCCACCATACAAACAACAAGAAATACCAAAAGGTATATAACTTGTTGAGTAGATAGTACCTTCAGCTCTTCATAATGATGGAAGAGCAGCTCCCTTGCTACAGATGATATATTGTCTTGAATTACCCCAAAGAGAACTCTGAATGATATCCATGGGGAAGTTGGTCCTTCACCTGTTTCACACATTACCTACGTGCAGATTGTTTGGTTAGATAAGTGGAATACTACCGTACACCAAAGCTAAAATTATTTGCAGAGAAGAGGAATCATTGGACAGCAAAGCTGAACATCTATAAGAAAAGCTTCTGTTCTCCCACTGTGATCAGTAGACATGCATCTAACAGGAAAACCAGCGTGTCGATGGTGAACAACAAGTAACAAGATTCAGGTTGCCTCACAGGTTGAAGAGAAGAAATATCCACTGCAACATCCTTTGGTGATGGGTGAAACCATAAACCCTTCAAGCCAAGCAAATAATCTGAAAATAAGTGCACAAAAAAGAAGACTCACTCCATTTATTTCAAAATGACATGATAAAGATTTTAACTCTTATTAATCATCTTACTTTGAACTTTTGGGACTAGCTTGAAACTAACAAGATATTCTAAACGCATGTGAGTGCTTAGATGTGATGGCCACATCACATAACACTTCGGGTTTGAACAATCATCTACACCAGAATCATACATCTCGCTGCTTGGAAAAGACTCTTGTGATCCAGGCTCAACAGCTTCCATGTTGCCCAATATCACTCGGCAGAGCAACATATACTGCACTCCTTTTTCGTCAACATCACAAAGACCAACACTGACACAAAATAAATGTGAAATATAATATGTTaaacaataaaaaattgtaGTCAAACATAACAACTGAGTTTAAAATAACACACCTGGTAAAGGCTCGGTTTTCTGGCGAAAGATATACACCAGCACTCAAACTTGCCTTCTCAACAGGTTTTGCAGTGGTACCCAAACCATTAATCAGAATCCTAATTATGTCATTCTTCCTCGATCCTAGCCATCCATATCTTACATTTGCATCAccacgttcttctttagtggACCTCATCTGTCTTTCAAAAGCTTCAAGTCTACACTGTGCAGTGATATCATTCGGAGAGTGGCGGTGGACATGAAGTATGCTACTTGGTGCTGCAAATGATCCCATACCAGAGAGGAAAAGGTCCTGGACAAATAGAAAGCCTTCGCTGCCTCTTTCCACAGATGTGATTTTCTTGCGCAATACATCTACCGTGGAAGGTTTTTGAGAAACTGGAGGACTAGATTCAAGGACAACTTGCTTCACCACTTCAGGGGGAGAATTTGCAACCTTATCTGACATTATTCCCTGTGCAGTGCCGTCAACGTTACCAGAATCCCCTTTAGTCATTTCATCACTTTCCTCAtcaaagaaaagagaaggagagaaacaCTTGCCAGTGTCATCAAGCCATGCAACAGACCGCTGCTTTCTAGTTTTTAGGTTGACGAGGGTCATTGACAAGAAATCAACAAGAAGAGGCTCATCGTCCATCACAGCAACAACACTCGATTTATTGCCTCTGAATTCTTCAATGAGGGACTTCATTATTTGCTCAGGAAAATTGTGCCAAGAACCTTGTTTGTAATACATGATACGGCTGGGCACTCCACTCTTCAGGAAATTAACACAATCATTAGCAAGGTTAGGTCGCGTGCAACAACAGTTGCAGCGTTTAGCAGATGAATCAAATGAAGGCCCATTCTCAGATTTGACTCGACGAGATTTGCAGTCTTTCGACAGGCAGCCATCGATGAGCTTTCGCTTCAAGCACAGGGAATTGGATTCTTGCGGCGATGCCATGAGAAGTTTTGTTTCTCACTCCGAATAaatggagaaagaaaaagaaaactaactcTAATATGTATAGAATTACAAGTCCCCCTTCACATTGACCTCTCAGTGGTACAGAATGACCCTGTATAAGGTAATGAATGAATGTCACTCAAATATAGAAAACACAGTTCAATAATTTATGATGGAAAGTTAGTGGCAGAGTCGGATTCTAGAAGAAGTTGGTGAATTAATAATGGGATATTAGTAGAACAGTACCACTAGCCTTCAGAAGACAAACACTTAGTGCAATTGCAGTTTTGCACCTTGCGGTTGTGGGACATAATCTCACAAACATCAATAGACAGGCAAGGTTAGACTGGCAGCCTGTGTGGACAGCAGTGTAAATAAACAGCACCAAACTTTCATGTTTCTAGCGGGTGTTCTTGTGTTTTTTAGGAGCAAAAGATCAAAGATGCACTGcctagtgatgctcataaatCATAATCATCACTATTTAGGAGCCAAATTAACTAGACTATTTATTTGGGCTTGCAGTCAGCAAATCGATTAGGCTGGGCAAATAACTCATAGCAGCACAATTACTCAATAAAATCTTACATGGCTACATCTCTGGTTCAAAGTTCACCCCTGAGGAAAGTAGTATCAAActtattttatataatagattTTAATTTGTAGGAGTCGCGGCTCAAAAATAAACATATCATCGACCAAGACCAAGGGAATAAAATCCTACGGGACCAAATCACCTTTAGACTATCTCTTCTATCTAACACGTGTCATGATTTAAAGGAGGTCTAATCATCAAGGGTCCAAAGGTGAGGTCTCATAGGATTTATTTCTCGATACCAAATATGCTTTCTCAACAACCAGTTCAACATTTGACTCTATACGACAGTACAAAAGTACAAAATAATTGTCAAATGCTCTTAATGCTAACATAAATAGCCTTTACCCAGTAGGTAAGAAACTTGATGATTCAATCTTTTTATGCCATATAGAGCCATGACAATTAATAGCATTCTAAATAATAACAACATATGGCATTTTAATTTGAGTAATTTCttgcataaaaaattaaaaatcacatGAAGATTACTTGCAAACCAAGAAAACATTTTCAACAAGTATCAATATTAAGACACAAcaataaaaattatttgctGCACGGCCCAATAACTACTTTCGGAGCAATAATTCATTTTCCATGTGTTCAACATAACACGACAAGCAGTTCAACACCAATCACCCAAAGAATCAAATCCGCACTGATGATGCTACATCATGTATTGTCAACTTACTAAGTGGAACACGTGACCTAAATTGGAATCGATAGAAGTAGCATGCAGAAACAACATAGTACAAGACACTCGGCATTAGAAAGAAACAGATGTGGCAGTTTTCATGCGCATTCATTTCATGGTGCACAAACAAGTCGCATGAAATTTTAAAGGAAATAACACCACTACCAAATAGGAAAATACCAATGCATTTTAATAATATCGATAACTAATGTTGTAGCTTGCGCCAAGTGGGTAAACTTTTATCTAATATATCAAtctatagaaattaatattTTCAACAATATAACTACATGGCATTTTCAGTTTGACCAAATAATTCCTCAAGCAACAACTTGTGGCGCAAGAAATCCTTTTCCATAGGTGCACAACACCAATCATCCAAATAATCAAACTCGGTCCACATCGATGACACTAACACGTGCAATAGCGAGTTGAACGCACAACTCAAATTGGAATTGGCAATAATAACACAGTACAACACATTAAACATTAAAAGAAAACGAATCTAGTGGTTCTCAACCATATCCATTGCACGTTTCAATAAAAATAGACACACCAATTGAGCAAGAATTATTCCCAAAGCAGCAAATTTTCAGTATTGCAAGCATCCAAACACTAAAATAATCATCACCCCGTACAAACAACTCTTATACATGAAATTCTAAATGGCATGCCACCTTCACCAACCCAATCTAAAGACTAAATAACCGTATCCCAAGGATCAACAACTTATCCCCAGAGATGGGCAAAATCTTTATCTAAATGCGAAATTTGACATTGAATTAGGCTTCGACTAGAAAATCAACAAAGGCGGCAAAAAGGAGACACACAAAATATGCATGTGCAAGCAAGCATAAGTTCCTCCATTTACATGCATGTggggaaaaaaaactttttttgcCAAAAATCGAGCTCAATCACACCAACAAGTACCCAAAAAACAAATAGAAAGAGCAGCACATCCTTTCTAAGAACCCAAACAATTGGAACTATTGAAACTTCTACACCAAAACTCAACGTTCGCTGAAATTTCTACCACAAAAAGTTACATATTTTTACACCAAACAAAGACAACATATTTACTTGAGAAAAGAAGACGTATGTCGCAAATCCCATAGAACTAGCTATGGTGGGATCACGGAAAGAAGAAATGCTTACAAAGGGAGATAGTAGTTGGAATTTCTCTCGATTCCCCCATTGCAAGCAGCGGGGCTTCGGTATGCAGAAGCGGGAGGTCACGAGGGTTGGTGACTCCCTCTCTCACGCCTCAGTGCTCTTCTACAGCCTTTCCGCATCCAAGATGCTAGGGTTAGCGTTACCCGTTTTCGATCTAACCATGGAGCAAGCTGGCGTggaggggaagggaagggaaggcgaggcgaggcgatgGGTTGTGATGGCGCAGTTGGGCAGCGAGGGCTCCGGTGACCGGAGGCTGGTGGGCTACGGCAGTGACGAGAGAGGGGTGGGGTCTCGATAGGGACGACGATGGGAATAATTCTTGCTCAATTGTGtgtctatttttatttaaacgTGCAATGGATATGGTTTAGAACCACTAGATTTGTTTTCTTTTAATGTTTAATGTGTTGTACTGTGTTATTATTGCCAATTCCAATTTGATTCGTGCGTTCCACTCGCTATTGCACGTGTTAGTGTCATCGATGTGGACCAATTTTGATTATTTGGATGATTGGTGTTGTGCACCTATGGAAAAGGATTTATTTTCCTAGACTCGATAACCATGGCCATCATTGAAAGAAGCATATATACTACTGACCCATAAACTAAAAGCTTGGTCATCTTGTCCATCTACAATACCACAATCAAGCACACATCACAAATATGAGAAATATAACCATCCATTCGTACAAAAACAAAGCGCATAACACATGGACTGAACTTCAAAGGCAGCATAACATGTCTTGCTTTATTAATCTAAAAACAATGCATTTGATATATTTAAGAACAAAAAAATCTGTTGTAGGTCTAGTTTAGATAAAGTAATTACTAGAAGTGTGAAAGACATCTAATATTTGGGAGTAAGAGTAACACAAGGAAGAATAATTACAAGTGCTGGCATATTTACTCCTTGCAAACCAAATTGTTCAGATTTGCAAATTGTAACTCATCCTTTTCTGTGAGGAAATCCCTACTGTTGAAGCCACACTACCTGTTATAAGGAAATCCTATGGCACCTAGGCTCACACCACCTCCCAACACTTTTGCAGTATGATGGTTTAAATGTTATTAAACTACTTTTAGAAATAGATCTATGTACGCAAATAATGATACAGATAACATGGGCATTCAATATCCATTAtaacaaaaagaagtcaataTGGCAGCAAGCAATAGCCTAAGCATGGTGCTGCAGTGTAACTGTGTAAGTTAAATCAGCTCTTTCTTTTCCCAAGAACCTAATGGTACCTTTACGTATCCACATCAGCATCAGCTGCAGGTAGAATGATTTGGCACTTCACAAATTTGCATaaccaaccaaatgtgaaaATACATACTATAGTACTCGGTTAAATTCATCCTACAATTATCGATATTGGGAGCTTGCCGGCTATGTCCAAATCTCTATGGGTCTCTGTTCCTCCTACAAGAGCTGATGAGGtgacaaaaaaaatttaccCAACAAAACCCATCTTTTGATCCTAATAAACCCAAAAGAAGAGCCTTAAAccttgaatcagataaagcttTGATGTTCACCTCGGCTGGAGCTTCTCTTCCGCGCTGGGCGAGAGGGCCGGGTCGGAGGAGTCGCCGGGTCGCAGGAGGACAGAGGAGTGGGGGGCGCTGGAGTCGATTCGGAGGATCTGCCTGCTCGCAGAAGGGGGCTGCTGCTCGCCAGGCCGCAGAGGTCGCCGGAGGGGCCGGCTGCTCGCCGGGTTGGAGAGGTCGCCGGAGAGGCCGCCTGCTCGGTCACCGGAGAAAACGACTCGGTCGGCTGCTCGCCGGGTCGGAGAGGTCGCCGGATGAAACGCCTCGGTCGGTTGCTCGCCGGGTCGGAGGGGCCGGAGGGGTCGCAGGGGCCGCCGCCAGAGCGAGGCCAGGTGAGGGGTGAGATGTGCGATGGAGTGGGTAGGTCAGGAAACGGTGAGCGCATACATCGCGTGCAACTCACGTGAGAGACGAGCGAAGGTGACGGTTCGGTCCGGCTCTTTCGTCGGACGCCC
This genomic interval carries:
- the LOC133922273 gene encoding inactive poly [ADP-ribose] polymerase RCD1-like isoform X2, with amino-acid sequence MASPQESNSLCLKRKLIDGCLSKDCKSRRVKSENGPSFDSSAKRCNCCCTRPNLANDCVNFLKSGVPSRIMYYKQGSWHNFPEQIMKSLIEEFRGNKSSVVAVMDDEPLLVDFLSMTLVNLKTRKQRSVAWLDDTGKCFSPSLFFDEESDEMTKGDSGNVDGTAQGIMSDKVANSPPEVVKQVVLESSPPVSQKPSTVDVLRKKITSVERGSEGFLFVQDLFLSGMGSFAAPSSILHVHRHSPNDITAQCRLEAFERQMRSTKEERGDANVRYGWLGSRKNDIIRILINGLGTTAKPVEKASLSAGVYLSPENRAFTSVGLCDVDEKGVQYMLLCRVILGNMEAVEPGSQESFPSSEMYDSGVDDCSNPKCYVMWPSHLSTHMRLEYLVSFKLVPKVQNYLLGLKGLWFHPSPKDVAVDISSLQPVMCETGEGPTSPWISFRVLFGVIQDNISSVARELLFHHYEELKESKITRAEMVKKMIIIVGEKILLEALKKLHYCPSLWYKPSVEAVSGDPASATPELLSLDETGNNCSLTLSVNHCDSHAPNAAAEHSAVLITKGCDTLATDMVPKGHVGLAPSGVPETSSSAGAICQGSPIVEPEVRNSFRQIMSPGNSAAGCAKNQDSFVARVAPIVRDGLLRTISGGSASPGVEVCNSVTPIKGPPGYASVAPTNASKTHGIFTPVFISKDCKSVVPSLALGNSKSTCVKRLNSAPRVTPEGQEFLSLGITSQSPALHSVNGQASSTSVAIPLVHAPGGNSPSMSTDGRDSLALSITLKGHDGPASSKTPKCLESPRADTLPKGDRPQAQDATTK